In Chelmon rostratus isolate fCheRos1 chromosome 4, fCheRos1.pri, whole genome shotgun sequence, a genomic segment contains:
- the cpox gene encoding oxygen-dependent coproporphyrinogen-III oxidase, mitochondrial produces MATIVFRTANKTATARRCLTSHLKGPARAGESHMPLSSANSPSLTLLPGTRWFSRGPSVRFMSHGTAGRSSAGRTRRGALALGGAAAVTAAAAIAGVLANANHFQRAEMATKVIQAEKKEAEDDILERCRGLMSPPVTDIHVLQERKGEMRTKMEMLIMETQAEFCKALVEVDGGTFRVDQWRKEGGGGGVSCVLQDGKVFERAGVNVSVVSGHLTEEAARQMRSRGKILKGKDGKLPFCAMGVSSVIHPKNPHIPTVHFNYRYFEIEQEDGSHQWWFGGGTDLTPVYIDEEDTFHFHKTLKEACDKHNSQYYAKFKKWCDQYFYIKHRGETRGIGGIFFDDLDSPSQEEAFDFVKSCTSTVVPCYLPIVYKHVNDSFTDEEKNWQQLRRGRYVEFNLVYDRGVKFGLATPGSRIESILMSLPLTARWEYMCEPAEGTREAEMLEVLRNPKEWV; encoded by the exons ATGGCGACCATCGTCTTTCGCACTGCAAACAAAACGGCTACCGCGAGACGATGTTTGACTTCACACTTAAAAGGCCCTGCTAGGGCTGGAGAGTCGCATATGCCGCTATCCTCCGCTAACAGTCCGTCACTGACTTTGCTTCCGGGAACGAGATGGTTTTCCAGGGGTCCCAGCGTACGGTTCATGTCCCATGGGACCGCCGGCAGATCCTCAGCTGGGCGAACCAGAAGGGGGGCTCTAGCGCTCGGTGGAGCCGCAGCTGTAACGGCAGCTGCGGCAATAGCGGGGGTTTTAGCCAACGCAAACCACTTCCAGCGTGCTGAAATGGCAACGAAAGTAATCCAAGCCGAGAAGAAGGAAGCAGAGGATGATATCTTGGAGAGATGCCGGGGGTTAATGTCTCCTCCGGTGACCGACATCCatgtgctgcaggagaggaaaggggagatGCGAACAAAGATGGAAATGTTGATTATGGAGACCCAGGCCGAATTCTGCAAAGCCCTAGTGGAAGTGGATGGTGGGACGTTCAGGGTCGACcagtggaggaaggagggag gtggCGGGGGAGTCAGCTGTGTGTTGCAAGATGGAAAGGTGTTTGAGAGGGCAGGGGTCAATGTGTCAGTGGTGTCCGGACACCTGACTGAGGAGGCCGCCAGGcagatgaggagcagagggaaaaTCCTCAAAGGCAAAGATG GTAAGCTGCCGTTTTGTGCCATGGGTGTGAGCTCCGTTATCCACCCCAAGAACCCCCACATCCCCACAGTGCACTTCAACTACAGATACTTTGAGATCGAACAGGAGGATG GCTCTCACCAGTGGTGGTTTGGTGGAGGCACAGACCTGACTCCAGTTTATATCGATGAAGAAGACACCTTTCACTTCCACAAAACCCTGAAGGAGGCCTGCGACAAGCACAACTCGCAGTACTACGCCAAGTTCAAGAAATG GTGTGACCAGTACTTCTACATTAAGCACAGAGGAGAGACTCGGGGCATAGGTGGGATCTTTTTCGATGACCTGGACTCCCCGAGCCAGGAGGAGGCATTCGACTTCGTCAAGAGCTGCACCAGCACCGTGGTGCCCTGTTACCTGCCCATCGTGTACAAACACGTCAACGACTCCTTTACTGATGAGGAGAAGAACTGGCAGCAGTTACGAAGAGGAAG ATATGTGGAGTTCAACCTGGTGTATGACAGGGGAGTGAAGTTCGGCTTGGCCACGCCTGGCTCCAGAATCGAGAGCATTCTCATGTCCCTCCCCCTCACTGCCAG GTGGGAGTACATGTGTGAGCCTGCCGAAGGTACCCGAGAGGCCGAGATGCTGGAGGTGTTACGAAACCCCAAGGAGTGGGTGTGA
- the prrg1 gene encoding transmembrane gamma-carboxyglutamic acid protein 1 — protein sequence MGSVFLPADAAHSVLRRLRRANFLLEEMKQGNIQRECREEICTFEEAREAFENDEKTRRFWEEYVRESSPSGGLETVVGGVHSLYLIVPLLLVVLIIATVAITVWRCHSRKRSQRSPSLGHSHHDHVLSVVSMDHWGRDYHHGDQSELSVHSSPAYPGSELTSGRGSAGDPPPSYEEAVGHTDVHIETEPPPQYEDIVNTSSTSVNGGHGR from the exons ATGGGGAGTG TGTTCCTGCCGGCGGACGCGGCCCACTCGGTGCTGCGACGGCTGCGCAGGGCCAACTTCttgctggaggagatgaagcaGGGTAACATCCAGCGGGAGTGCCGTGAGGAGATCTGCACCTTTGAGGAGGCCCGTGAGGCTTTTGAGAATGACGAGAAGACG agACGGTTCTGGGAGGAATACGTGCGGGAGAGCAGTCCATCTGGAGGGCTGGAGACAGTGGTTGGAGGAGTCCACTCTCTCTACTTGATCGTGCCATTGCTGCTGGTTGTGCTCATCATTGCCACCGTCGCCATCACTGTGTGGCGCTGCCACTCCCGCAAGCGCTCGCAGCGCAGCCCCAGCCTGGGACATTCGCATCATGACCACGTCCTGTCAGTGGTCTCTATGGACCATTGGGGGAGGGATTACCACCACGGAGACCAGTCAGAACTCAGTGTCCACAGCAGCCCAGCTTATCCAGGCTCAGAGCTCACATCAGGGAGAGGAAGTGCAGGAGACCCGCCACCATCTTATGAGGAAGCTGTGGGCCATACAGATGTCCACATAGAGACAGAGCCACCGCCACAGTATGAGGATATAGTCAACACCAGCTCCACTAGTGTCAACGGTGGCCATGGGAGGTAA
- the tmem47 gene encoding transmembrane protein 47 has translation MASSVSGTEEVRVSALTPLKLVGLVCVFLALCLDVGAVLSPAWVTADDQYYLSMWVSCWKPVSSVDWSCNSTLATDWQIATVALLLGGAALTLLSFLVALISLCFSSRSRCYKPVAVMLFSAVVLQVCSLVLFPIKFIETVSLRVYHEFNWGYGLAWGSTIFSFGGAILYCLNPKNYEDYY, from the exons ATGGCTTCATCCGTGAGCGGCACAGAGGAGGTCCGGGTGTCGGCGTTGACGCCCCTGAAGTTGGTGGGACTGGTGTGCGTCTTTCTCGCCCTGTGCCTGGATGTCGGGGCCGTGCTGAGCCCAGCGTGGGTCACGGCGGATGACCAGTACTACCTGTCCATGTGGGTGTCCTGCTGGAAGCCCGTCAGCTCCGTGGACTGGTCCTGCAACAGCACGCTGGCCACCG acTGGCAGATCGCCACAGTGGCCCTGCTGTTGGGGGGGGCGGCCCTCACCCTGCTCTCCTTCCTCGTGGCGCTGATCTCCCTGTGCTTCAGCTCCAGGAGTCGCTGCTACAAGCCCGTGGCTGTCATGCTATTCTCTGCAG TGGTACTCCAGGTGTGCAGCTTGGTCCTGTTCCCCATCAAGTTCATTGAGACGGTCAGCCTGAGGGTGTACCACGAGTTTAACTGGGGCTACGGTCTGGCCTGGGGATCCACCATCTTCTCGTTTGGAGGAGCCATCCTCTATTGCCTCAACCCCAAAAACTACGAAGACTACTACTAA
- the tab3 gene encoding TGF-beta-activated kinase 1 and MAP3K7-binding protein 3 yields the protein MAQGGAQLDYHKLQDLKQRFPEIPEGVVSQCLLQNNNNLDLCCHLLAKESNRYLYGEFHHSPEEGRLSRNHMLHISLGYPGSEASKANGGAAGVGRSLVHSTSDSHIEPQRPSYPEPLSAPATMAPSPGYNPFFMNDQSRSASTPTPPPSIQGMSPTYSPVPRYTMNPITVTLSQSIPNVPQALQIPPGHYANSTNTTLYIRPSPSQSPQPTPWSSSGAPVYQHQQSPYSTPTYGSPYSSPQHQVQPPQPQPQPQPQHQQYVFLPISSPTLPSMPYHHQQQPQQQPAVYRPYHTKSSLKNQIEITLEGPRPRSNSPVHTPHPQGALYMATSPSPSSPSRGITMTGPPGPASFHPGMYLQHQGPARPRPASSPQPGQSAYTFKIKVSPGGQAQRPPSSPPVVEPESLLNIEDQGAHNAAPAPILPISALPGSVANQFQQMPRRSSSGSDDYAYTQALLLHQRARMERLLKELLLEKQKLEHLKADVNNMEYDALQRRFRRVNSTSLIPRPEEMTRLRSLNRQLQIDIDCTLKETDLLQSRGKFDPKAMSNFYDNIQPGPVVPPKPGRKEGEQGSKPVPGPQRDEDFEGAHWNCESCTFLNHPALNRCEQCEMPRYT from the exons ATGGCGCAGGGAGGCGCTCAGCTCGACTACCACAAACTGCAGGACCTCAAGCAGCGTTTCCCAGAGATCCCAGAGGGGGTAGTGTCACAGTGCCTTCTGCAG AACAATAATAACCTGGatctctgctgccacctgctggctaAGGAGAGTAATAGATACCTTTATGGCGAGTTCCATCACAGTCCAGAGGAGGGGCGACTCAGCCGAAACCACATGCTGCACATTAGCCTGGGCTATCCGGGCTCTGAGGCAAGCAAAGCAaatggaggagcagcaggagtagGGCGCTCCCTAGTGCACAGCACCAGTGACAGTCATATCGAACCCCAGCGGCCCAGCTACCCCGAGCCCCTGTCAGCCCCTGCCACCATGGCCCCCTCCCCGGGTTACAATCCTTTCTTTATGAACGATCAAAGCCGGTCGGCTAGCACTCCCACACCTCCACCCTCAATCCAGGGCATGTCTCCTACATACTCCCCTGTCCCACGTTACACGATGAACCCTATAACAGTCACACTTTCACAAAGTATACCCAATGTCCCGCAAGCTCTGCAGATCCCTCCTGGGCACTACGCAAACAGCACTAACACCACCCTGTATATTCGACCCTCACCCTCCCAGAGCCCACAGCCAACACCCTGGTCCTCCTCAGGGGCACCTGTGTATCAGCATCAGCAGTCCCCTTACAGTACTCCCACATATGGCTCGCCTTACAGCTCCCCACAGCATCAGGTACAGCCTCCACAACCACAGCCCCAGCCGCAACCCCAGCACCAGCAATATGTCTTCCTCCCTATTAGCTCCCCAACCCTTCCCAGCATGCCCTACCATCACCAGCAACAACCCCAGCAACAGCCAGCAGTATATAGGCCCTACCACACAAAAAGCTCTCTCAAGAACCAGATAGAAATTACCCTGGAGGGTCCAAGACCTCGCAGCAACTCACCTGTGCATACTCCCCACCCCCAAGGAGCGCTTTACATGGCCACTAGCCCCTCGCCCAGCTCCCCTTCAAGGGGCATCACTATGACCGGACCTCCAGGGCCGGCCTCCTTCCACCCTGGCATGTACCTACAGCATCAGGGCCCTGCAAGGCCTCGGCCGGCCTCCTCTCCTCAACCGGGCCAGTCAGCGTACACCTTCAAAATCAAAGTGTCCCCAGGTGGCCAGGCCCAGAGGCCACCCAGCTCACCTCCTGTGGTTGAACCAGAGTCTCTTCTCAACATAGAAGACCAAGGGGCGCACAACGCTGCCCCTGCACCCATCCTGCCTATCTCTGCTTTACCAGGGAGCGTTGCTAATCAGTTTCAGCAAATGCCCCGACGTTCAAGCTCAGGCTCTGATGACTATGCCTACACACAAG ctctcttGCTCCACCAGCGGGCCAGGATGGAGCGTCTAttgaaggagctgctgctggagaagcaGAAGCTAGAGCATCTGAAGGCCGATGTCAACAATATGGAATATGACGCCCTTCAGAGACGCTTTCGAAGAGTCAACTCCACCAGTCTTATACCCAGA CCTGAAGAGATGACCCGATTGCGGAGTCTAAACAGACAGCTTCAGATTGATATCGACTGTACCCTGAAGGAGACCGATCTACTGCAGTCTAGAg GGAAGTTTGATCCAAAAGCAATGAGCAACTTTTATGACAACATTCAGCCTGGTCCAGTAGTGCCACCCAAACCTGGGAGGAAAG AAGGGGAGCAGGGCTCCAAGCCAGTGCCGGGGCCCCAGAGGGACGAGGACTTCGAAGGCGCCCATTGGAACTGTGAAAGCTGCACCTTCCTCAACCACCCTGCACTCAACCGCTGTGAACAGTGCGAGATGCCACGCTACACCTGA